Proteins encoded within one genomic window of Brassica rapa cultivar Chiifu-401-42 chromosome A09, CAAS_Brap_v3.01, whole genome shotgun sequence:
- the LOC103840023 gene encoding dolichyl-diphosphooligosaccharide--protein glycosyltransferase subunit STT3B isoform X1, which produces MAANGSPKSEPMAAKKASPDLLNSSFSFKSLKLKTKQQELLLRVSILGLVYVLAFIARLFSVLRYESMIHEFDPYFNYRTTLFLTEKGFYEFWNWFDSESWYPLGRIIGGTLYPGLMVTAALIYWTLRFLRFFVHIREVCVLTAPFFASNTTLVAYFFGKEIWDTGAGLVAAALIAICPGYISRSVAGSYDNEAVAIFALLLTFYLFVKAVKTGSLSWALGSAFGYFYMVSAWGGYVFIINLVPLYVLVLLITGRYSMRLYVAYNCMYILGMLLAMQIRFVGFQHVQSGEHMAAMGVFLLMQVFYFLDWVKHQLNDTKLFQTFLRITVTSAILVGGIALGVGTASGYISPWTGRFYSLLDPTYAKDHIPIIASVSEHQPTAWSSFMFDYHILLFLFPAGLYFCFKRLSDATIFIVMYGLTSLYFAGVMVRLILVATPAVCLISAIAVSATVKNLTSLLRTKQKVPQTGSTKGVGSSKSSSKVTLDQSQPFHKNGAIALLVGVFYLLSRYAIHCTWVTSEAYSSPSIVLAARGAHGNRIIFDDYREAYYWLRQNTPTDAKVMSWWDYGYQITAMGNRTVIVDNNTWNNTHIATVGRAMSSYEDEAYDIMRSLDVNYVLVVFGGVTGYSSDDINKFLWMVRIGGGVYPVIKEPDYLVNGEFRVDKGASPKMLNCLMYKLCYYRFGELVTEYGKPTGYDRARGVEIGNKDIKLEHLEEAYTTSNWIVRIYRVKPPTNRL; this is translated from the exons ATGGCGGCGAATGGGAGCCCGAAATCGGAACCAATGGCGGCGAAGAAG GCGAGCCCAGATCTACTCAACAGCAGCTTCTCATTCAAATCCCTAAAACTGAAGACGAAGCAGCAGGAGCTCCTGCTCCGCGTCTCGATCCTGGGCCTAGTCTACGTACTCGCCTTCATCGCTCGCCTCTTCAGCGTCCTCCGCTACGAGTCCATGATCCACGAGTTCGATCCGTATTTCAACTACCGCACGACGCTTTTCCTGACGGAGAAGGGGTTCTACGAGTTCTGGAACTGGTTCGATTCCGAGTCGTGGTACCCTCTCGGCAGAATCATCGGCGGTACGCTTTATCCAGGGCTTATGGTCACCGCCGCTCTGATCTACTGGACGCTGAGGTTTCTCCGCTTCTTCGTTCACATCCGCGAGGTTTGCGTTCTAACGGCGCCGTTTTTCGCCTCCAACACCACCCTCGTCGCCTACTTCTTCGGCAAAGAGATCTGGGACACGGGGGCTGGGCTCGTCGCCGCTGCTCTCATCGCCATTTGCCCTGGATACATCTCTCGGTCCGTCGCTGGATCCTATGATAACGAGGCGGTGGCGATTTTCGCTCTTCTGTTGACGTTCTACCTCTTTGTTAAGGCGGTGAAGACTGGATCTTTGTCGTGGGCTCTTGGCTCTGCGTTTGGTTACTTTTACATGGTTTCCGCTTGGGGAGGCTATGTCTTTATTATCAACTTGGTTCCTCTTTACGTCCTTGTGCTGCTGATCACCGGAAGGTATTCCATGAGGCTCTACGTTGCCTATAACTGTATGTATATCTTGGGGATGCTGCTTGCTATGCAGATTCGGTTCGTTGGGTTTCAACATGTTCAGTCTGGAGAGCATATGGCTGCAATGGGTGTCTTCTTGTTGATGCAG GTGTTTTACTTCCTTGACTGGGTGAAGCACCAGCTCAATGACACCAAGTTGTTCCAAACGTTTTTGAGGATAACTGTGACATCGGCTATTCTGGTTGGTGGTATTGCATTGGGTGTTGGAACAGCGTCTGGCTATATATCTCCATGGACTGGTCGATTTTACTCATTGCTTGACCCGACTTATGCAAAAGATCACATTCCCATTATTGCGTCTGTCTCTGAGCATCAGCCTACGGCCTGGTCGTCTTTCATGTTTGACTACCATATTCTGCTCTTCCTTTTCCCTGCCGGACTTTACTTCTGTTTCAAGCGTTTGTCAGATGCTACAATATTTATCGTCATGTATGGTCTCACCAGCTTGTACTTTGCTGGTGTCATGGTTCGGCTTATTCTAGTTGCCACTCCAGCGGTTTGCCTTATCAGTGCCATTGCTGTCTCTGCCACTGTCAAGAATTTAACTTCTCTGTTAAGGACGAAACAAAAGGTTCCACAGACTGGTTCAACGAAAGGAGTCGGTAGTTCAAAGTCCTCTTCAAAG GTTACACTTGATCAGTCTCAACCTTTCCATAAGAACGGTGCCATTGCTCTTCTTGTTGGTGTATTCTATTTGCTCAGTAGATATGCCATTCACTGCACATGGGTGACGTCAGAGGCGTACTCATCTCCCTCAATTGTCCTAGCTGCAAGAGGAGCCCATGGGAACAGAATCATCTTTGATGATTACCGCGAGGCCTACTACTGGCTCAGGCAAAACACTCCCACTGATGCTAAGGTCATGTCATGGTGGGACTATGGGTACCAAATCACTGCTATGGGAAACAGAACTGTCATCGTCGATAACAACACCTGGAACAACACTCATATCGCTACTGTTGGACGTGCCATGTCTTCTTATGAAGACGAGGCATATGACATCATGAGGTCACTTGATGTGAACTATGTGTTGGTCGTCTTCGGTGGCGTTACTGGCTATTCTTCAGATGATATCAACAA GTTCTTGTGGATGGTGAGAATCGGAGGTGGAGTATACCCAGTGATCAAGGAACCTGATTACCTTGTGAATGGCGAGTTTCGTGTAGACAAGGGCGCATCACCAAAGATGCTGAACTGTCTCAT gtACAAGTTATGCTATTATAGGTTCGGCGAGCTGGTCACAGAATATGGCAAGCCAACCGG GTATGATAGAGCAAGAGGGGTGGAGATAGGGAACAAAGACATCAAACTGGAACATTTAGAAGAAGCCTACACAACATCAAACTGGATTGTCCGTATTTACAGAGTCAAACCTCCCACAAACAGGTTGTGA
- the LOC103840023 gene encoding dolichyl-diphosphooligosaccharide--protein glycosyltransferase subunit STT3B isoform X2 has product MAAKKASPDLLNSSFSFKSLKLKTKQQELLLRVSILGLVYVLAFIARLFSVLRYESMIHEFDPYFNYRTTLFLTEKGFYEFWNWFDSESWYPLGRIIGGTLYPGLMVTAALIYWTLRFLRFFVHIREVCVLTAPFFASNTTLVAYFFGKEIWDTGAGLVAAALIAICPGYISRSVAGSYDNEAVAIFALLLTFYLFVKAVKTGSLSWALGSAFGYFYMVSAWGGYVFIINLVPLYVLVLLITGRYSMRLYVAYNCMYILGMLLAMQIRFVGFQHVQSGEHMAAMGVFLLMQVFYFLDWVKHQLNDTKLFQTFLRITVTSAILVGGIALGVGTASGYISPWTGRFYSLLDPTYAKDHIPIIASVSEHQPTAWSSFMFDYHILLFLFPAGLYFCFKRLSDATIFIVMYGLTSLYFAGVMVRLILVATPAVCLISAIAVSATVKNLTSLLRTKQKVPQTGSTKGVGSSKSSSKVTLDQSQPFHKNGAIALLVGVFYLLSRYAIHCTWVTSEAYSSPSIVLAARGAHGNRIIFDDYREAYYWLRQNTPTDAKVMSWWDYGYQITAMGNRTVIVDNNTWNNTHIATVGRAMSSYEDEAYDIMRSLDVNYVLVVFGGVTGYSSDDINKFLWMVRIGGGVYPVIKEPDYLVNGEFRVDKGASPKMLNCLMYKLCYYRFGELVTEYGKPTGYDRARGVEIGNKDIKLEHLEEAYTTSNWIVRIYRVKPPTNRL; this is encoded by the exons ATGGCGGCGAAGAAGGCGAGCCCAGATCTACTCAACAGCAGCTTCTCATTCAAATCCCTAAAACTGAAGACGAAGCAGCAGGAGCTCCTGCTCCGCGTCTCGATCCTGGGCCTAGTCTACGTACTCGCCTTCATCGCTCGCCTCTTCAGCGTCCTCCGCTACGAGTCCATGATCCACGAGTTCGATCCGTATTTCAACTACCGCACGACGCTTTTCCTGACGGAGAAGGGGTTCTACGAGTTCTGGAACTGGTTCGATTCCGAGTCGTGGTACCCTCTCGGCAGAATCATCGGCGGTACGCTTTATCCAGGGCTTATGGTCACCGCCGCTCTGATCTACTGGACGCTGAGGTTTCTCCGCTTCTTCGTTCACATCCGCGAGGTTTGCGTTCTAACGGCGCCGTTTTTCGCCTCCAACACCACCCTCGTCGCCTACTTCTTCGGCAAAGAGATCTGGGACACGGGGGCTGGGCTCGTCGCCGCTGCTCTCATCGCCATTTGCCCTGGATACATCTCTCGGTCCGTCGCTGGATCCTATGATAACGAGGCGGTGGCGATTTTCGCTCTTCTGTTGACGTTCTACCTCTTTGTTAAGGCGGTGAAGACTGGATCTTTGTCGTGGGCTCTTGGCTCTGCGTTTGGTTACTTTTACATGGTTTCCGCTTGGGGAGGCTATGTCTTTATTATCAACTTGGTTCCTCTTTACGTCCTTGTGCTGCTGATCACCGGAAGGTATTCCATGAGGCTCTACGTTGCCTATAACTGTATGTATATCTTGGGGATGCTGCTTGCTATGCAGATTCGGTTCGTTGGGTTTCAACATGTTCAGTCTGGAGAGCATATGGCTGCAATGGGTGTCTTCTTGTTGATGCAG GTGTTTTACTTCCTTGACTGGGTGAAGCACCAGCTCAATGACACCAAGTTGTTCCAAACGTTTTTGAGGATAACTGTGACATCGGCTATTCTGGTTGGTGGTATTGCATTGGGTGTTGGAACAGCGTCTGGCTATATATCTCCATGGACTGGTCGATTTTACTCATTGCTTGACCCGACTTATGCAAAAGATCACATTCCCATTATTGCGTCTGTCTCTGAGCATCAGCCTACGGCCTGGTCGTCTTTCATGTTTGACTACCATATTCTGCTCTTCCTTTTCCCTGCCGGACTTTACTTCTGTTTCAAGCGTTTGTCAGATGCTACAATATTTATCGTCATGTATGGTCTCACCAGCTTGTACTTTGCTGGTGTCATGGTTCGGCTTATTCTAGTTGCCACTCCAGCGGTTTGCCTTATCAGTGCCATTGCTGTCTCTGCCACTGTCAAGAATTTAACTTCTCTGTTAAGGACGAAACAAAAGGTTCCACAGACTGGTTCAACGAAAGGAGTCGGTAGTTCAAAGTCCTCTTCAAAG GTTACACTTGATCAGTCTCAACCTTTCCATAAGAACGGTGCCATTGCTCTTCTTGTTGGTGTATTCTATTTGCTCAGTAGATATGCCATTCACTGCACATGGGTGACGTCAGAGGCGTACTCATCTCCCTCAATTGTCCTAGCTGCAAGAGGAGCCCATGGGAACAGAATCATCTTTGATGATTACCGCGAGGCCTACTACTGGCTCAGGCAAAACACTCCCACTGATGCTAAGGTCATGTCATGGTGGGACTATGGGTACCAAATCACTGCTATGGGAAACAGAACTGTCATCGTCGATAACAACACCTGGAACAACACTCATATCGCTACTGTTGGACGTGCCATGTCTTCTTATGAAGACGAGGCATATGACATCATGAGGTCACTTGATGTGAACTATGTGTTGGTCGTCTTCGGTGGCGTTACTGGCTATTCTTCAGATGATATCAACAA GTTCTTGTGGATGGTGAGAATCGGAGGTGGAGTATACCCAGTGATCAAGGAACCTGATTACCTTGTGAATGGCGAGTTTCGTGTAGACAAGGGCGCATCACCAAAGATGCTGAACTGTCTCAT gtACAAGTTATGCTATTATAGGTTCGGCGAGCTGGTCACAGAATATGGCAAGCCAACCGG GTATGATAGAGCAAGAGGGGTGGAGATAGGGAACAAAGACATCAAACTGGAACATTTAGAAGAAGCCTACACAACATCAAACTGGATTGTCCGTATTTACAGAGTCAAACCTCCCACAAACAGGTTGTGA
- the LOC103840024 gene encoding putative F-box protein At1g30925 isoform X1, with amino-acid sequence MRWRKIQCSLSHCSDSSGGICINGALYYLATGRDYTSYVVCFDVRSENFKFIQADFMVYKARSLINYKGKLGVIIWTGHNSGYLGGKIGLNRTHELHIWVLEDVVKHDWSEYAYTLPDDKFGYTGRRVSYLSVVGVTATGEIVLYCDFRAIFYFHPERNTIQRVPIQGFENHDRVYAFVNHVDDLTLNIKPHRVQQDLLTFDMNYHQLQQHVPRFEKINKFAALSLLEDE; translated from the coding sequence ATGAGGTGGAGGAAGATCCAATGTTCCTTATCCCATTGTTCCGACTCCTCCGGAGGGATATGCATCAATGGAGCTTTATATTACTTGGCTACAGGAAGGGATTACACTTCCTATGTAGTTTGCTTTGATGTTCGATCTGAGAATTTCAAGTTTATTCAGGCAGATTTTATGGTTTATAAAGCTAGAAGCTTGATAAACTATAAGGGTAAATTAGGTGTGATTATTTGGACAGGTCATAACTCTGGATATTTGGGTGGGAAGATAGGCTTGAATCGTACGCATGAGTTGCATATATGGGTTCTAGAGGATGTCGTGAAACATGATTGGTCCGAATATGCCTACACTCTGCCTGATGATAAATTTGGCTACACTGGCCGTCGTGTTTCATACCTTAGCGTAGTTGGAGTGACTGCCACAGGGGAAATTGTTTTGTATTGCGACTTTCGTGCTATTTTCTACTTCCATCCCGAAAGGAACACTATCCAACGTGTTCCAATCCAAGGTTTTGAGAATCATGATAGAGTTTACGCCTTTGTAAATCATGTAGATGATCTTACGCTTAATATTAAACCTCACCGGGTGCAACAAGATCTTCTTACATTTGATATGAACTATCACCAGCTGCAGCAACATGTTCCTAGGTTTGAAAAGATTAACAAATTTGCTGCTCTGAGTCTTCTAGAGGATGAATGA
- the LOC103840024 gene encoding F-box protein At3g57590-like isoform X2 gives MPRPIQNEKSSLAAYCHNSGYLGGKIGLNRTHELHIWVLEDVVKHDWSEYAYTLPDDKFGYTGRRVSYLSVVGVTATGEIVLYCDFRAIFYFHPERNTIQRVPIQGFENHDRVYAFVNHVDDLTLNIKPHRVQQDLLTFDMNYHQLQQHVPRFEKINKFAALSLLEDE, from the exons ATGCCCAGGCCTATTCAAAATGAGAAGTCGTCTTTAGCCGCCTATT GTCATAACTCTGGATATTTGGGTGGGAAGATAGGCTTGAATCGTACGCATGAGTTGCATATATGGGTTCTAGAGGATGTCGTGAAACATGATTGGTCCGAATATGCCTACACTCTGCCTGATGATAAATTTGGCTACACTGGCCGTCGTGTTTCATACCTTAGCGTAGTTGGAGTGACTGCCACAGGGGAAATTGTTTTGTATTGCGACTTTCGTGCTATTTTCTACTTCCATCCCGAAAGGAACACTATCCAACGTGTTCCAATCCAAGGTTTTGAGAATCATGATAGAGTTTACGCCTTTGTAAATCATGTAGATGATCTTACGCTTAATATTAAACCTCACCGGGTGCAACAAGATCTTCTTACATTTGATATGAACTATCACCAGCTGCAGCAACATGTTCCTAGGTTTGAAAAGATTAACAAATTTGCTGCTCTGAGTCTTCTAGAGGATGAATGA